AGACCTCCAGAAAAAAGCTGCTTTTCGTCATGTTCGCGCAGCAGGCTGTTAAAGAGCACCATATCACAGGCCCGCTCACGTTGGTTGAGGGCTGTGAGTTCTTCCTCAAAGCGTTCGAGCAGAGGAATAATGTCAGCTCGGTCTCCTCCCAGAATGCCGCAGTTCAGGACTGGACGGCTTCCGAGCTTTGCCGGAACTCGTCCCTGAAGGCGTTCGTACTGGCGGCAAAGCCATGGATTTTCCCGAATCGTTCCGGGTTCATGCCCCAGGAAATAGCGAAAGCCTTTTCTGTGCCTGACCTGCCATGTTGCCCGAAGCCCCCAGCGCCGAACCTCGGTCGGGCTGGTGCAGCGAGTGAGCGCTGTGGGGTCAATAAAGTCCTCAGGCTCCCGGTTCTCGAGCAAGGCAAACGGGTCTCGCCCAAAAAAGAGATCTCCAACATCGGTGAGGAAAACCTTGTCGCAGGGAAATACGCGGAGCAGTTCCAGTGCATGAAGAAAGCGTTCGTCATTGGGAGTGAAGCCCCGTGGGGTGACCTCGGCACAGTACAGGCTCCCGTATCCGGTGCTGGCCTTGGCAAAAATGGCGCGTATTCCATCCTGAAAGCTTTCGCTGGCTTTGTTGACGATGAGAACGGTATGCAGGCCGCAGCGGGCTGCGCTGCTGAGCCAGCGTTCGACATATTCAAGGGCGTCTGGGTGATGCTGTGTTTTGATTTGAGGGTCTTTGCTGCTGGTCAGGTAGCTGCCAAGAACAATGTCGCGTCCTTCAAAGCAGGTGGGCGCGACGTTTGGTGAGCTTTGTGGATAGAGCTGAAAGAGTTTCATTTTGGCTCCCTGCGGCTTGGGTCATGAGGTGGCAGAAGGGCAATAAGCCCTCGGCGGCCAAGTTCCCGCAAAAATGTGGACGTTGAAAGCTCTGCCTCACGGGCCTCGAGTTCATATGTTTCCCCAAGGGTTTTGGCTATGGCTCCAACAGAGTGCCTGCCATCGATGAGCGACCAGACAAGGCTTCCGATTTCATCAAGTTCAAGGGTCTTTTTTTGTGGCGGAAAGGGGGCTTTTCTGAGGCGTTCGTGAGCACGGACAAACCACGGTTTGAGCGCCAGTTCATAGTGCAGGCGGCAGCTCCCTTTGTCCCGGTGCTCAACGTCTATGCTGCTGTTGATAACAGGGATGAATTCAAGGGCCTGTGCCCGGCTTGGTGCTGCGTTCTGGGCTGGCGCTGGTGCTGTCTTTTTGCGTCGTACAAAGGGAAAAAGCATGGCAAAACTCGTTGATTTGCTGGTGAAGTGCGGTGTCTGCGCTGCTGAGGCAGACCGAGAGAAGCATGTTTCCTGAGTGAGGAAGCCAGACGTGGGCCGAGCTTCCCCGACGAGGTATGCCCGGAATTTTTGAGTGAAGCCCCTGCTCAGCCCTGACTCGGAGACGGTCGGTGCCGTGTGGAGCTGCATGAATGGCTGTGGGGCGGAACTGATAACGCTGAAGAAAGTGCTGTGCCCATGTCGTGAGGTCGCTGTGTCGCAGAAGCAGGGACGCTGGGCCTGAGCGAGCAAAACTGAGGCGGCTTTGTCGCATGCCATGCCCCAGAAGAAAGGAGAGTTCAAACTGGCCTGGCCGAAATGATGCGCTGCCAAGCTCCCACTTGGGAGGCAGGGAGACATGAATACCAAAAACTTCCCAGTCATGCTTTGTCGCGTCTGCTGGCTGAAAGCGAAAGGCGCTGGCGACGCGGGCACTGGAGGCTGGTGAGCAGGCAGGCAAAAAAAGAAGGAGGGCAGAGGCTGAATGTTTTGTGCTGTGCAGGAGGAGGCCCAGACCATGCTCTGTGTTGTGTGCCGTTGTTTTCCAAAGAACAGGGGCGAGTTCAAAGCCTGCGTGGTTCAGCTCCTGCATCGCGTCGGCCCATTCTTGAGCTGGGCTATCTGCAATCGAAAGGGAAACCCCAGAAAGCTGTCGCTGAATGTGGCGAAGAAGCGTCTTGGGGACAAAGCGTGGCTGCTGGAAATTCCAGATGCAGGTCAGGGCTGGCCCAGAATCGGACTCAAGGGA
This sequence is a window from Desulfobaculum bizertense DSM 18034. Protein-coding genes within it:
- a CDS encoding PqqD family protein, whose protein sequence is MLFPFVRRKKTAPAPAQNAAPSRAQALEFIPVINSSIDVEHRDKGSCRLHYELALKPWFVRAHERLRKAPFPPQKKTLELDEIGSLVWSLIDGRHSVGAIAKTLGETYELEAREAELSTSTFLRELGRRGLIALLPPHDPSRREPK